The following are from one region of the Roseobacter fucihabitans genome:
- a CDS encoding site-specific integrase — MTDEKMSPLRERMIEDIRIHGMCDKAQKAYIRAIKHFAEFLKRSPDTATPDDLRAYQLHMTDTEVTPPTFNARIMAPRFLFGTTCDRGEMKRYMQFRTQPRRLPTVLSIEEVSEVIVAAPGPGLKYRAALSISYGAGLRASEVCSLKVSDIDSDRMLIHVDEGKGGKDRKVMLSPDLLDLLRDYWREAQPAGWLFPGKPKINPISARQLSRAFNSAKHLVGISKPATLHTLRHSFATDLLEANIDVRVIQVLLDHAKLSTTARSS; from the coding sequence ATGACAGATGAGAAGATGAGCCCGCTACGTGAGCGGATGATCGAGGATATACGTATCCATGGGATGTGCGACAAAGCTCAAAAAGCATATATCAGGGCGATTAAACATTTTGCCGAGTTCTTGAAGCGGTCCCCTGACACCGCCACGCCGGATGATTTGCGCGCCTATCAGCTTCATATGACCGATACGGAAGTGACCCCGCCGACGTTTAATGCTCGAATCATGGCGCCGCGGTTTCTATTTGGTACCACCTGTGACCGTGGGGAGATGAAGCGCTATATGCAGTTCCGGACGCAGCCGCGCAGGCTGCCGACGGTTCTGAGTATCGAAGAGGTGTCCGAGGTCATTGTGGCGGCCCCTGGGCCAGGTCTCAAATATCGCGCGGCACTCAGTATCAGCTATGGAGCGGGTTTACGGGCGTCTGAAGTCTGTAGCCTCAAAGTCAGCGACATTGATAGCGACCGGATGCTGATCCACGTTGACGAGGGCAAAGGCGGCAAGGACCGCAAGGTGATGCTGTCGCCTGACCTATTGGACCTGCTACGCGACTACTGGCGCGAGGCGCAGCCTGCGGGGTGGTTGTTTCCGGGTAAACCCAAGATCAACCCAATCTCTGCACGACAGTTAAGTCGGGCATTCAACTCAGCCAAGCATTTGGTAGGTATTTCCAAGCCCGCAACTTTACACACGCTGCGGCACAGCTTTGCCACGGACCTGTTGGAGGCAAACATCGACGTCCGGGTGATCCAAGTGTTGCTCGACCACGCCAAGCTGAGCACGACGGCGCGTTCCTCCTAG
- a CDS encoding cache domain-containing protein translates to MKPIAAWLRPSYAQKLSLVATVPLIAAVAAIAVLVAFQSRALAEREIKALETQLLEAKKAELANYVTQARNGFYFIYGSAAPDDQGARDKVAQIFSAMIYGTDGSFFVYDYDGTNLVSPRQTEMINKNWTGLRDSEGTPVVDEIIRIARSGAGYHSYLWPKPSTGEEARMITYVTSFPSWQWAVGTGVFIDDVLATVATARADVEARVQQTFFYIGMITLAALMVVFLTGMGLNIRERRLADAKLKKLTQRVLDAQEEERGRVARELHDGISQLLVGVRYALDTARRKLDRGDPTAPEPLGKGIETLGVAISEVRRISRDLRPGVLDDLGLGPALKALTEDFSARTGIIAEFDTVVFRNRLDGEAKIALYRIAQEALTNIERHAQATHVFIDLRGHKKGATLRIRDNGCGITGASANPTGGLGLRNMQERVEQLDGEFNLTTPDRGKGTAIEVTVPLSHLLPPEPERRARAKAVS, encoded by the coding sequence ATGAAACCCATTGCCGCATGGTTGCGACCCAGCTACGCACAAAAACTGTCCCTGGTGGCGACCGTGCCGCTGATTGCGGCTGTGGCGGCCATTGCCGTGCTGGTCGCGTTTCAGTCGCGCGCGCTGGCGGAACGCGAGATCAAGGCGCTCGAGACGCAATTGCTGGAGGCCAAAAAGGCGGAACTGGCCAATTACGTCACACAGGCGCGCAACGGGTTCTATTTCATCTATGGCAGCGCCGCCCCCGATGATCAGGGCGCGCGTGATAAGGTGGCCCAGATCTTTTCGGCGATGATCTATGGCACGGATGGCTCGTTTTTTGTCTATGATTACGATGGCACCAACCTGGTCAGCCCGCGCCAAACCGAGATGATCAACAAGAACTGGACCGGTCTGAGGGACAGCGAAGGCACGCCGGTGGTGGATGAAATCATTCGCATTGCGCGCTCGGGTGCGGGCTATCACAGCTATCTATGGCCCAAACCCTCCACCGGTGAAGAGGCGCGCATGATCACCTATGTCACCAGCTTTCCCAGTTGGCAGTGGGCTGTGGGCACCGGCGTGTTTATCGACGATGTGCTGGCCACGGTCGCAACGGCGCGCGCGGATGTCGAGGCCCGCGTACAGCAGACGTTTTTTTATATCGGCATGATCACATTGGCCGCGCTGATGGTTGTGTTCCTGACCGGCATGGGTCTGAACATTCGCGAACGCCGCCTTGCCGACGCCAAACTCAAGAAGCTGACCCAGCGGGTTCTGGATGCGCAAGAAGAAGAACGCGGACGGGTCGCGCGCGAGCTGCATGACGGCATCAGCCAATTGCTGGTGGGGGTGCGGTATGCGCTGGACACGGCACGGCGCAAGCTGGATCGGGGCGACCCGACCGCGCCCGAACCGCTTGGCAAGGGTATTGAAACCCTGGGCGTGGCAATCTCAGAAGTCCGCCGGATCAGCCGCGATCTGCGCCCCGGTGTGCTTGATGATCTCGGGCTTGGCCCGGCCCTCAAGGCGCTGACGGAGGATTTCAGCGCGCGCACCGGCATAATTGCTGAATTCGACACGGTCGTGTTTCGAAACCGGCTGGACGGTGAGGCCAAGATCGCGCTCTACCGCATTGCGCAGGAAGCCTTGACCAACATTGAACGGCACGCACAGGCCACGCACGTGTTCATTGACCTGCGCGGGCATAAAAAAGGTGCAACCCTGCGGATCCGTGACAACGGGTGCGGGATCACAGGTGCCAGCGCGAACCCCACGGGCGGCCTTGGATTACGCAACATGCAGGAACGCGTTGAACAACTGGACGGTGAATTCAACCTCACCACCCCAGACCGCGGAAAAGGCACCGCCATAGAGGTCACCGTTCCCCTGTCCCACCTGCTGCCGCCGGAACCTGAACGCCGCGCAAGAGCGAAAGCCGTCTCATGA
- a CDS encoding TRAP transporter large permease subunit has product MFFGLDGVEVGLIIVFICLFGGILSGFPVAFAIAGAGIISFGIIAALDSAGLLIHQAIDQSSQAYRDLVNSGVKADTISLFRYPELPRIAEAVFPSGWEVALDRNVSFVVNRMNERVLAGQSIETLLAVLMFVLMGITLERSKIANDLLTTMARVFGPLPGGLAVSIVVVGAFLAASTGIVGATVVTMGLLALPTMLRNGYSPELSTGVIAASGTLGQIIPPSIVIVLLGTLAGDLYSAAQEKRAVVAGCTDALTFLGEPAVLSVGTLFQAALLPGIMLALLYALYAFGFALLNPDKAPAVPMGSTNAEPVTRSEAFTWFLGAPIALIVGAILLGNLGIIGDQSTNVSRYSDIGQGASLRTNVGPECQASMIELHGQAAWDAALTEQTVINEAGGIQQSERLTEEELVQAQADKIANAAPIGTGIAIILVLTGLFLTTARGVSPTSSTRPLLIGGLGAVLMILVDIALISPATSAGVLVVLMALPFAALMYGVVYATKICATNELIRVVFPPLVLIVAVLGSILGGITNPTPAAALGAGGAIMLAAYRKLKDQDRSPKAIIWSTLAIMVCILVGINFDLRINQEDVGFQSWVAFFVAYAAYLYALFGLLFSCWILYTSGVLSPVVRETAKVTSMVFTILIGSQLLNLVVISFGGEHYIQQFLKSFDDEFKVFLIVMLVLFVLGFVLDFLEIIYIVIPIVGPVIYGGSFDPKWVTIMIAVNLQTSFLTPPFGFALFYLRGVAPKEVTTGHIYRGIIPFVMIQVAGLALLWTFPGIVTIIPDLIPN; this is encoded by the coding sequence ATGTTTTTCGGTTTGGACGGCGTCGAAGTTGGCCTCATTATCGTTTTCATATGCCTGTTTGGCGGCATTTTGTCGGGCTTTCCGGTGGCTTTTGCCATCGCCGGCGCGGGCATCATCTCCTTTGGCATCATCGCCGCGCTCGACTCCGCGGGGTTGCTGATCCATCAGGCGATCGACCAAAGCTCGCAAGCCTACCGCGATCTGGTAAACTCGGGCGTCAAGGCCGATACGATATCTCTGTTCCGATACCCCGAACTCCCGCGCATCGCAGAGGCCGTTTTTCCCAGCGGCTGGGAAGTCGCGCTTGACCGCAACGTCTCCTTTGTTGTGAACCGTATGAATGAACGCGTGCTCGCGGGGCAATCTATCGAAACCCTGCTGGCGGTTTTGATGTTCGTGCTGATGGGCATCACGCTGGAGCGCTCGAAAATCGCCAATGACCTGCTGACAACGATGGCGCGCGTCTTTGGCCCGCTGCCCGGTGGTCTTGCGGTCTCCATCGTGGTTGTGGGCGCGTTCCTTGCGGCCTCGACCGGCATCGTGGGTGCGACGGTTGTCACCATGGGGCTGCTTGCCTTGCCCACCATGCTGCGCAATGGCTACTCGCCTGAACTTTCCACCGGCGTGATTGCCGCCTCCGGCACACTTGGGCAGATCATCCCGCCCTCCATTGTGATCGTCCTGCTGGGTACGTTGGCGGGTGATCTCTACTCCGCCGCACAGGAAAAACGCGCAGTCGTTGCCGGGTGTACGGACGCGCTGACCTTCCTCGGTGAGCCTGCTGTGCTTTCGGTTGGGACATTGTTTCAGGCCGCGTTGCTGCCGGGCATCATGCTGGCGTTGCTCTACGCGCTTTATGCTTTCGGCTTTGCGCTGCTCAATCCGGACAAAGCCCCCGCCGTGCCGATGGGCAGCACCAATGCCGAACCGGTCACCCGCTCGGAAGCCTTCACCTGGTTTCTCGGTGCTCCTATCGCGCTGATTGTGGGCGCGATCTTATTGGGCAACCTTGGGATCATCGGGGATCAGTCGACAAATGTCTCACGCTATTCCGACATCGGGCAGGGCGCATCGCTGCGCACCAATGTGGGTCCGGAATGCCAGGCTTCCATGATCGAATTGCACGGTCAGGCGGCATGGGACGCGGCCCTCACCGAGCAGACCGTGATCAATGAAGCGGGTGGGATTCAACAATCCGAGCGCCTGACCGAAGAGGAATTGGTGCAGGCCCAAGCGGATAAGATCGCCAATGCGGCCCCCATCGGAACAGGTATCGCGATCATACTCGTACTGACCGGTCTGTTCCTCACAACCGCGCGGGGTGTGTCGCCGACCAGTTCAACGCGACCCCTTCTGATTGGCGGGTTGGGGGCGGTGCTGATGATCCTTGTGGACATCGCCCTGATCAGCCCCGCGACATCGGCAGGCGTTCTGGTGGTGCTGATGGCGCTGCCCTTCGCAGCCCTCATGTACGGCGTGGTCTATGCCACCAAAATCTGCGCCACGAATGAGCTGATCCGCGTGGTCTTCCCACCGCTTGTCCTGATTGTGGCGGTGCTTGGCTCCATTCTTGGCGGCATCACCAACCCGACACCGGCCGCAGCCCTCGGCGCAGGCGGGGCGATCATGCTCGCCGCCTACCGCAAGCTCAAGGACCAGGACCGCTCGCCCAAGGCGATCATCTGGTCGACGCTGGCAATCATGGTCTGCATCCTTGTGGGCATCAATTTTGATCTCAGGATCAATCAGGAAGACGTGGGCTTTCAAAGCTGGGTCGCCTTCTTTGTCGCCTATGCAGCCTATCTCTATGCGCTGTTTGGTCTGCTGTTCTCCTGCTGGATCCTCTATACTTCCGGCGTGTTGAGCCCGGTCGTGCGTGAAACCGCCAAGGTCACATCGATGGTCTTTACTATCCTGATCGGCTCGCAGCTTTTGAACCTCGTGGTGATCTCCTTTGGCGGCGAGCATTACATCCAGCAGTTTCTCAAGAGCTTCGATGATGAGTTCAAGGTCTTCCTGATCGTCATGCTGGTGCTCTTCGTGCTGGGTTTCGTGCTCGATTTCCTCGAAATCATCTACATCGTGATCCCGATCGTGGGGCCGGTCATCTATGGCGGCAGCTTCGATCCTAAATGGGTGACGATCATGATCGCGGTGAACCTGCAAACCTCCTTCCTGACGCCGCCCTTTGGCTTTGCGCTCTTCTATTTGCGCGGCGTGGCCCCCAAAGAGGTCACGACAGGCCACATCTACCGCGGCATCATCCCTTTTGTGATGATCCAGGTCGCAGGGCTCGCACTCCTGTGGACCTTCCCCGGTATCGTGACGATCATCCCGGATCTGATTCCGAATTGA
- a CDS encoding TRAP transporter substrate-binding protein, giving the protein MDRRSFLKTSALGGSAAAATTLAAPAYAQGNRTLTMVTSWPRGFAVLDDAATYFNDMVDAMSDGTLTIDKKAPGELVGAFEVFDAVSSGQADLYHSADYYFIGQHPGYAYFTAVPFGATAQELTNWYHHGGGHDLHTELGEIFNLKSFLAGNSGSQSGGWFRNEINSAEDFNGLKFRMPGLGGKVLGELGASVQNIPGGELYQALSSGALDGLEWVGPFADERAGFQEVAKVYYTAGFHEPGSGLTAACNLDVWNELSPAHQAIISNAAMATTHTQLAETLANNGAALKRLQAQGVKTLQFPDDVWDAFGAASKKVMDENMDDELFAKIRTSFEESLAQSSDWLLKSDGFYVEQRNRVLANG; this is encoded by the coding sequence ATGGATCGTCGTTCATTTCTAAAGACATCTGCACTGGGCGGTTCCGCCGCAGCCGCCACAACATTGGCCGCACCCGCCTACGCACAGGGCAACCGCACCTTGACAATGGTCACGTCCTGGCCGCGTGGTTTTGCCGTGCTGGATGATGCGGCAACGTATTTCAACGATATGGTCGATGCGATGTCCGACGGGACCTTGACCATCGACAAAAAGGCCCCCGGCGAGCTTGTGGGCGCCTTTGAGGTTTTTGACGCGGTTTCATCCGGTCAGGCCGATTTGTATCACTCGGCGGATTACTATTTCATCGGCCAGCATCCGGGCTATGCCTATTTCACCGCGGTGCCTTTTGGCGCGACGGCGCAGGAATTGACCAACTGGTATCACCACGGTGGCGGGCATGATCTGCACACCGAATTGGGCGAAATCTTCAACCTGAAATCTTTCCTGGCCGGGAATTCCGGGTCTCAATCGGGTGGCTGGTTCCGCAATGAAATCAACTCTGCTGAGGATTTCAACGGTCTGAAATTCCGCATGCCGGGTCTGGGCGGCAAGGTGCTGGGCGAACTTGGCGCATCGGTACAAAACATCCCCGGTGGCGAACTCTATCAGGCGCTGTCTTCGGGCGCGCTGGATGGTCTGGAGTGGGTCGGTCCCTTTGCGGATGAGCGCGCGGGTTTCCAGGAAGTCGCCAAGGTCTATTACACGGCGGGTTTCCACGAGCCGGGTTCCGGCCTGACTGCGGCCTGCAACCTTGACGTCTGGAACGAATTGTCCCCGGCGCATCAGGCGATCATCTCCAACGCTGCCATGGCGACCACCCACACACAGCTGGCTGAAACGCTTGCCAATAACGGTGCGGCGCTGAAACGTCTTCAGGCGCAGGGCGTCAAGACGCTGCAATTCCCGGATGATGTCTGGGATGCTTTCGGCGCGGCTTCCAAGAAGGTCATGGATGAAAACATGGATGATGAGCTGTTTGCCAAGATCCGCACCTCCTTTGAGGAATCGCTGGCGCAGAGCTCGGATTGGTTGCTGAAATCGGATGGCTTCTATGTCGAGCAACGCAACCGCGTGCTTGCAAACGGCTGA
- a CDS encoding TRAP transporter small permease subunit: protein MENDVEASGGSLSVIFDGILWFFANIGMSVYNFFYAISHPSLWLDWSDKQAIMRFVYYGGSKEFFFVVLTAFLIMFAIGVWRNNIMWGYVRVLEGFANVVGRFFAWAGLLMVLQQIIIVFMQRIFTRPDISFGFGIPLQFDISWFAEELKLYNALVVCLCMAYTFVQGGHVRVDLVYSAVRFRTKKVIDMFGALFFMMPVAVLIWMYGWFFLWRHLIVPNPSASDTLDRLLNKSRALRWNVETIGFSPNGFNGYFLFKILLCAFTAMLFLQAMAMFYRSYLEWKEGPESEGKYLDKDSLGEGEEAYEGAH, encoded by the coding sequence ATGGAAAACGACGTTGAGGCCAGTGGCGGATCGCTCTCGGTCATCTTTGACGGGATATTGTGGTTTTTTGCCAATATCGGCATGTCCGTTTACAATTTCTTCTATGCCATATCGCATCCCTCTTTGTGGCTTGATTGGAGCGACAAGCAGGCGATCATGCGGTTCGTCTATTATGGCGGGTCAAAGGAGTTTTTCTTTGTTGTCCTGACGGCTTTCCTGATCATGTTCGCCATCGGTGTGTGGCGCAATAATATCATGTGGGGCTATGTGCGCGTGCTCGAGGGGTTCGCCAATGTGGTGGGCCGCTTCTTTGCTTGGGCGGGGCTGTTGATGGTGCTGCAACAGATCATCATCGTCTTCATGCAACGGATCTTCACGCGCCCCGATATTTCTTTCGGCTTTGGCATCCCATTGCAATTCGATATCAGCTGGTTTGCCGAAGAACTTAAATTATACAACGCCTTGGTCGTCTGCCTCTGCATGGCCTATACCTTCGTGCAGGGCGGCCATGTGCGGGTTGATCTGGTCTATTCGGCGGTAAGATTCCGCACCAAGAAGGTGATCGACATGTTTGGCGCGCTCTTCTTCATGATGCCGGTGGCGGTGCTGATCTGGATGTATGGCTGGTTCTTCCTGTGGCGCCATTTGATCGTGCCGAACCCATCGGCCTCCGACACGCTGGACCGCTTGCTCAACAAATCGCGCGCCCTGCGCTGGAACGTGGAAACCATCGGCTTCAGCCCCAATGGCTTCAACGGGTACTTCCTCTTCAAGATCCTGCTCTGCGCCTTCACGGCCATGTTGTTCTTGCAGGCGATGGCGATGTTTTACCGCTCCTATCTGGAGTGGAAAGAAGGGCCTGAAAGCGAAGGCAAATATCTCGACAAGGATTCCTTGGGAGAGGGCGAAGAAGCCTATGAGGGCGCACATTAA
- a CDS encoding site-specific integrase translates to MTHEKMTPLRERMMEDMRIHGMGDKAQKAHIRAIKHFSGFLGRSPDTATPDDLRAYQLHMTDTEVTPPTFNARIMALRFLFGTTCNREDMKKYMQFRTQPRRLPTVLSIEDVSELLAAAPGPGLKYRAALSISYGAGLRASEVCNLKVSDIDSDRMLIHVDEGKGRKDRKVMLSPDLLDLLRDYWCEARPEGWLFPGKPKINPVTSRQLGRAFNSAKHLVGISKPATLHTLRHSFATHLMEAGTDVRVIQVLLGHAKLSTTARYTHVATKTIRDTPSPFEALKRLNVQTRKRRRE, encoded by the coding sequence ATGACACATGAGAAGATGACCCCGCTTCGGGAGCGGATGATGGAAGACATGCGCATCCACGGGATGGGCGACAAGGCTCAGAAGGCGCACATTCGGGCGATCAAACACTTTTCTGGTTTTCTTGGGCGCTCGCCCGATACCGCCACGCCAGATGATCTTCGGGCGTATCAGTTGCATATGACCGATACGGAAGTGACACCGCCCACATTCAACGCGCGGATCATGGCGCTGCGGTTCCTGTTCGGTACAACCTGCAACCGTGAAGACATGAAGAAGTACATGCAGTTCCGCACGCAGCCACGCAGGCTGCCAACAGTGCTGAGTATCGAAGATGTTTCGGAGCTTCTTGCTGCGGCACCCGGCCCGGGTCTGAAGTATCGGGCGGCGCTAAGTATTTCCTATGGTGCGGGTCTGCGGGCATCTGAGGTTTGCAATCTCAAGGTCAGCGATATCGATAGTGACCGGATGTTAATCCATGTCGATGAAGGCAAGGGGCGCAAGGACCGCAAGGTCATGCTGTCACCCGATCTCTTGGACTTGTTGCGTGACTATTGGTGCGAAGCGCGCCCCGAGGGATGGCTCTTTCCGGGCAAGCCGAAGATCAATCCGGTCACGTCGAGGCAATTGGGTCGGGCGTTCAACTCGGCCAAACATCTGGTTGGTATTTCAAAGCCAGCCACGCTGCATACCTTGCGGCACAGCTTTGCCACCCATCTTATGGAGGCTGGAACGGATGTGCGGGTGATTCAGGTCTTACTGGGTCACGCCAAGCTGAGCACGACAGCGCGTTATACCCATGTTGCGACTAAAACAATCCGGGATACGCCCAGCCCGTTTGAAGCTCTCAAAAGGCTGAACGTACAGACCCGCAAGCGCAGACGGGAATAA
- a CDS encoding IS91 family transposase: MPRPELEIADIFRKFGPAWRQVNKGHVNLSQLKVMSSIEACRTEALGGHVAACTKCNHMHIAYNSCKNRHCPKCQSPAARDWMEARAEDLLPVEYFHVVFTLPAQIARIAYWNKKAVYGLLFKASAQTVMTIAADPKRLGARVGMTSVLHTWGSALTHHPHVHMIVPGGGLSSDGKRWIACKPGFFLHVRVLSRLFRRLFIEGLLALHRAGELSFFGDLNGLSDPQAFAAYLAPLRKTKWVVYAKPPFGGPEAVLAYLSRYTHRIAISNSRLISADANTVAFRWKDYRFKSGDGRSVMHLSTSEFIRRFLIHVLPDRFHRIRHYGLLASSTRKANIAKARTLLGAQTAKQDDPPVAEVIPLTLRDPCPGCGGKMRIIETFRRGQRPQSRAPPRKAAA; encoded by the coding sequence GTGCCCCGGCCAGAACTGGAGATTGCGGATATTTTCCGAAAGTTTGGTCCTGCGTGGCGGCAGGTCAATAAGGGCCATGTCAACCTGTCCCAGCTCAAAGTGATGTCCTCAATCGAAGCCTGCCGAACTGAGGCGCTCGGCGGGCATGTGGCGGCCTGTACCAAATGCAACCACATGCACATTGCGTACAATAGCTGCAAGAACCGGCACTGTCCCAAGTGCCAGAGTCCGGCCGCGCGCGACTGGATGGAAGCGCGCGCCGAGGATCTGCTGCCCGTGGAATATTTCCATGTCGTCTTCACGTTGCCTGCGCAGATCGCTCGTATCGCCTACTGGAACAAGAAGGCCGTCTATGGCCTACTGTTCAAAGCGTCTGCGCAAACGGTGATGACAATTGCAGCCGATCCCAAACGGCTCGGCGCGCGGGTTGGCATGACCAGCGTCCTTCATACGTGGGGGTCGGCACTTACGCACCATCCCCATGTCCACATGATTGTCCCAGGCGGCGGTCTGTCGTCAGATGGCAAGAGATGGATCGCTTGCAAGCCGGGGTTCTTTCTACATGTGCGGGTGTTGTCACGACTGTTCCGGCGGCTGTTTATCGAAGGGCTGCTTGCCCTGCACCGCGCAGGTGAACTGTCCTTCTTCGGCGATCTGAACGGGCTGTCGGACCCACAGGCCTTCGCCGCATATCTCGCCCCACTGCGCAAAACCAAATGGGTGGTCTATGCCAAACCGCCATTCGGCGGGCCCGAAGCCGTGCTCGCCTATCTCAGCCGCTACACGCACCGCATCGCCATCTCAAACAGCCGTTTGATCAGTGCCGATGCCAACACCGTTGCGTTCCGATGGAAAGATTATCGCTTCAAATCTGGTGACGGGCGATCCGTCATGCACCTTTCCACATCAGAGTTCATCCGCCGCTTTCTGATCCATGTGCTACCGGACCGGTTCCACCGCATCCGCCATTATGGCCTGCTCGCCAGTTCGACCCGTAAGGCTAACATCGCAAAAGCTCGGACCTTACTTGGCGCACAAACCGCCAAACAGGATGACCCACCAGTCGCCGAGGTCATCCCGCTCACACTGCGAGACCCATGCCCCGGCTGCGGCGGGAAAATGCGCATCATCGAGACCTTCCGGCGGGGCCAAAGACCACAATCCCGCGCACCACCCAGAAAGGCCGCAGCATGA